One window of the Dermacentor andersoni chromosome 10, qqDerAnde1_hic_scaffold, whole genome shotgun sequence genome contains the following:
- the LOC129380331 gene encoding uncharacterized protein — protein MGEAAKHDRKVKGTRKKHQRHKPPKETRCKSAKHDGHIDMVAIDKEGLEAEEAEGLPKPESPKCAFDPVTGLLVTRHVPASILELRKKATAKVAAKHKKTKEGGKGKSRGQGPSGVSLAAVSSACSPQKAVSPVKDGTLDQSCHGKLELSEKLPEQPVTVQDRHTHTDSDREKSEDPAGLMYNPSAATNSTAAGRNNLASFRRALANTSRRVYVAAGLAVLLLAGLVVLLVALLFPNRAKKAAMSPSTKPTTRPT, from the exons ATGGGCGAAGCGGCGAAGCACGATAGGAAGGTAAAAGGGACGCGCAAGAAGCACCAGCGCCACAAGCCTCCCAAGGAGACCAGATGCAAAAGCGCCAAACACGACGGCCATATAGACATG GTCGCAATTGACAAAGAAGGCCTGGAAGCTGAAGAAGCTGAAGGACTCCCGAAGCCGGAATCTCCAAAGTGCGCGTTTGACCCGGTTACTGGATTGCTGGTGACCAGACATGTACCTGCTTCCATACTGGAGCTCAGAAAGAAG GCCACGGCTAAAGTGGCGGCCAAACATAAGAAGACCAAGGAAGGCGGAAAGGGCAAGTCTCGAGGGCAAGGACCGTCCGGGGTTTCGTTGGCAGCCGTGTCCTCGGCCTGCTCACCCCAGAAAGCCGTCAGCCCCGTCAAGGACGGTACTCTGGACCAGAGCTGCCACGGGAAGCTGGAGCTGTCCG AGAAACTCCCCGAACAACCGGTGACGGTGCAGGACAGGCATACGCACACAGACAGCGACCGGGAAAAGTCGGAGGATCCTGCGGGCTTGATGTACAACCCGTCGGCAGCAACCAACAGTACCGCTGCTGGCCGCAACAACCTCGCCAGCTTCCGCAGAGCCTTGGCAAACACCAGCAGGCGGGTCTACGTCGCCGCCGGTCTGGCTGTCCTGCTGTTGGCGGGTCTGGTCGTGCTTCTGGTGGCACTCCTGTTTCCCAACCGCGCCAAGAAAGCGGCGATGTCGCCGAGCACCAAGCCGACCACTAGGCCCACGTAG
- the LOC126543692 gene encoding zinc finger BED domain-containing protein 4-like, whose product MRELCDEWNIDYKKIRAVITDGGQNIKAAVREEFGADKHISCVAHLLNQVGQAAIGLAVSKAPSELEAHEVVVVPENEKDAEFVLEDVPDDDALNDDGTPLVELRPLLMKVKRIVRFFRTSNVASRMLVEMQLQDGKQEHDALKLIQEVRTRWNACYYMLERFLNLTEPVSQVLLQLPRESGATRRKPPNLLSGDQLDVLREVKDLLKPLEEATLMVSKGRSVTLSDVIPVVYGLKQGIHTFQPSHPITFNLQQKLLSEVNTRFSDIEYRRPYAAATILDPRYKKYVFEHPHAVALIVRHLSGKVAEKVGAAGRALEKDLAGPNTAPPPYGIWAAVDQALRRSCTGTMGQESESQMPSQFKAYCNSPVVDRCANPSSLETWYSMRVGLEHVFEVAMEFLSIPATSVASERLFSHAGWVASQRRCRLSPELFSQLTFLRSVEKSMWFKNING is encoded by the exons ATGCGCGAATTGTGCGACGAGTGGAATATTGACTACAAGAAGATTCGGGCTGTCATCACAGATGGTGGGCAGAATATTAAGGCAGCTGTCCGCGAAGAATTTGGTGCCGATAAGCACATTTCCTGTGTAGCTCACCTTCTGAACCAAGTAGGTCAAGCTGCCATTGGTCTAGCAGTGTCCAAAGCCCCTTCGGAACTTGAAGCACACGAGGTTGTGGTGGTCCCGGAAAATGAAAAAGATGCTGAATTTGTGCTGGAGGACGTCCCTGATGACGATGCCCTCAACGATGACGGCACACCCCTTGTCGAACTTCGGCCGCTGCTGATGAAGGTGAAGAGGATCGTTCGTTTCTTTCGCACCAGCAATGTTGCGTCACGAATGTTGGTGGAAATGCAGCTCCAGGACGGCAAGCAGGAGCATGATGCGCTGAAATTAATCCAGGAAGTCAGGACCAGGTGGAATGCTTGCTATTACATGTTGGAACGCTTCTTGAATTTGACAGAGCCTGTCAGCCAGGTCCTCTTACAGCTGCCGAGGGAAAGTGGAGCCACTCGGCGAAAGCCGCCAAATCTACTCTCTGGTGACCAGCTTGACGTCCTTCGCGAAGTAAAGGACCTACTAAAGCCTCTGGAGGAAGCCACGCTTATGGTTTCGAAGGGCCGTTCCGTGACACTCAGCGATGTAATCCCCGTGGTGTACGGCTTAAAGCAG GGTATCCACACCTTTCAGCCCAGTCACCCCATCACTTTCAATCTGCAGCAAAAGCTGCTCTCAGAAGTGAACACGCGATTTAGTGACATCGAGTACCGGCGCCCATACGCTGCCGCGACGATTTTGGACCCACGGTACAAGAAGTATGTTTTCGAACATCCTCACGCGGTGGCATTGATCGTCCGGCACTTAA GTGGAAAAGTTGCTGAAAAGGTTGGTGCTGCCGGCCGTGCTCTAGAAAAGGATCTTGCTGGGCCGAATACGGCGCCTCCTCCTTATGGCATCTGGGCCGCCGTTGACCAGGCACTTCGCCGCAGCTGCACTGGTACAATGGGTCAAGAGTCGGAAAGCCAAATGCCTTCGCAATTCAAGGCGTACTGCAACAGCCCAGTCGTTGATCGTTGCGCCAATCCCAGCTCACTGGAGACGTGGTACAGCATGCGTGTGGGCTTGGAGCATGTATTTGAAGTGGCGATGGAGTTTTTGTCGATCCCAGCAACATCTGTAGCGTCGGAGCGGCTATTCTCACATGCTGGTTGGGTGGCCAGTCAAAGAAGGTGCCGGCTGTCACCCGAACTCTTCAGCCAACTAACATTCCTTCGCTCTGTGGAAAAGAGCATGTGGTTCAAAAACATAAACGGGTAA
- the LOC129380332 gene encoding uncharacterized protein, producing MKKKKKVKPKAKKPAEGSKISISTAVAEPLASPSAIQSTVTRHSEAASFTQELVSKAVDKTHEPTQEKQPTEGGRDQLHTTQSHPSATLVAHAGPGGDTGNMVRKTALYWVYVISAFVIVVLTGVAVLMVVLMWRKGIKKSVVGTSTSVRPPVLGLILSA from the exons ATGAAAAAGAAG AAGAAGGTCAAACCTAAAGCCAAGAAACCGGCAGAGGGCAGCAAGATATCGATATCTACCGCGGTGGCGGAGCCAttggcgtctccgtcggcgatccaATCGACGGTCACCAGGCACTCCGAGGCAGCATCATTCACACAGGAGCTCGTCAGCAAGGCTGTCGACAAGACTCACGAGCCGACCCAAGAGAAGCAGCCTACGGAAGGCGGTCGTGACCAGTTGCATACCACCCAAAGTCATCCGTCGGCCACGCTCGTGGCGCACGCCGGTCCTGGCGGAGACACCGGGAACATGGTCCGGAAGACGGCCTTGTACTGGGTCTACGTCATTTCCGCCTTCGTCATTGTTGTCTTGACCGGTGTGGCCGTGCTCATGGTGGTCCTGATGTGGCGTAAGGGGATCAAGAAATCCGTGGTCGGCACATCCACGTCCGTTCGGCCGCCGGTCCTTGGGCTGATACTGAGCGCGTGA